A DNA window from Pseudomonas sp. GD03919 contains the following coding sequences:
- the cobF gene encoding precorrin-6A synthase (deacetylating), with translation MKTLLLVGIGAGDPDYITYQAIKALRRSDVIFLMDKGAAKHKLNALRREICARFLDGHTPRFAEGLQPERERDAADYRASVDELNRDKQAVFEQLIDEQMADGETAAFMVWGDPSLYDSSIRIIEAIAARRSDFVYDVIPGITSLQALTARHRIPLNSIGRAVEITTGRLLAEGWPQGVDSVAVMLDAKDTYRRFVGQGLHIYWGAYVGTADEILIAGPLDEVAERIAATRAEARERNGWIMDSYLLRKEGMA, from the coding sequence ATGAAAACCCTGCTGCTGGTCGGCATCGGCGCCGGCGACCCGGACTACATCACCTATCAGGCAATCAAGGCGCTGCGCCGTAGCGACGTGATCTTCCTGATGGACAAGGGCGCGGCCAAGCACAAGCTCAACGCCCTGCGCCGCGAGATTTGCGCACGCTTTCTCGATGGCCACACGCCGCGTTTCGCCGAAGGCCTGCAGCCGGAGCGCGAGCGTGATGCCGCCGACTACCGCGCCAGCGTCGACGAGCTCAACCGCGATAAACAGGCGGTGTTCGAGCAACTGATCGACGAGCAGATGGCCGATGGCGAGACGGCGGCCTTTATGGTCTGGGGCGACCCGTCGCTGTACGACAGCAGCATCCGCATCATCGAAGCCATCGCCGCGCGGCGCAGCGACTTCGTCTATGATGTGATCCCCGGCATCACCAGCCTGCAGGCGCTGACCGCACGCCACCGCATCCCGCTCAACAGCATCGGCCGCGCCGTGGAAATCACCACCGGCCGCCTGCTCGCCGAAGGCTGGCCGCAGGGCGTAGACAGCGTAGCGGTGATGCTCGACGCCAAGGACACCTACCGCCGTTTCGTCGGCCAGGGCCTGCATATCTACTGGGGTGCTTACGTCGGCACTGCCGATGAAATCCTTATTGCCGGGCCGCTGGACGAAGTAGCCGAACGCATCGCGGCCACCCGTGCCGAGGCACGGGAGCGCAATGGATGGATCATGGATAGTTATCTGCTGCGTAAGGAAGGTATGGCGTAG
- a CDS encoding TonB-dependent receptor family protein — protein sequence MLPLPFSRQPARLTLLALACLIGHSAFAEEPMQLDSLQVTGEQVSEVEAAREELNRVPGATNVVDMAKVEQGRVAGVADVLAYQPGVYAQSPGNEGVKISVRGSGINRGPGSHASGTHILLDGLPLTGSGGTPYELLEPLWISRAEVLRGANGFERGALALGGAIDYITHTGYTAPKLQLRYQTGSYGYQKRNIASGQVLGDFDYYLALTDSHTDGYQDQASGKGKGIAANFGYRLNENLETRFYLRYRETEHETPGRLTKAQLKDDPRQAAANNLRIDAHRDQPGSTWLANKTTWQIDDDATLVAGLAYHHYPMDITETAYRGGAYRIRVDYSDISGTLNYTRRHTLFGLNSVTTIGWRSTTNLPSSTSRETAALPINVESGGTTITYPAGTLMRDYEHLGSDNVLHLSNDTELAPNLWLTSGLALIHTRREAEVTWPATGDRLSEHTWDYAPRLGLRYQLNPDVQLFGNISRSVEPPHAWSMLWSSPLRFPTSNQPWSNRQSTAISLDNQTATTFEVGGRGDSALGQWELTYYYSQVRHELLTVEIEPNVFAESNASPTVHQGIEAGLTSPLWQGGAAGALSLRQAYTFSDFHYRDDDTFGDNRLPGLPRHYYQAEVRYDHPSGFYAGVNTQYASKVAVDYANSYYADAYATFGATLGYASPKDDWQAWLDLRNLTDKRYAATVTPGYDDKGADVARSTPGEGFGVYTGLSWSWL from the coding sequence CCCGCCTCACCCTGCTCGCCCTCGCTTGCCTGATCGGCCACAGCGCCTTCGCCGAAGAGCCCATGCAGCTCGATTCACTGCAGGTCACCGGCGAACAGGTAAGTGAAGTAGAGGCTGCGCGCGAGGAGCTCAACCGCGTCCCCGGGGCCACCAATGTGGTGGATATGGCCAAGGTCGAACAAGGCCGCGTGGCCGGCGTCGCCGATGTGCTGGCCTACCAGCCCGGCGTCTACGCCCAGTCCCCCGGCAACGAAGGCGTGAAGATCAGCGTGCGTGGCTCGGGGATCAACCGTGGCCCCGGTTCGCACGCTTCCGGCACGCATATTCTGCTCGACGGCCTACCGCTGACCGGCTCCGGCGGCACGCCCTACGAACTGCTGGAACCGCTGTGGATAAGTCGCGCCGAAGTGCTGCGCGGCGCCAATGGCTTCGAGCGTGGCGCGCTGGCCCTGGGCGGCGCCATCGACTACATCACCCACACCGGCTACACCGCGCCCAAGTTGCAACTGCGCTATCAAACCGGCAGCTATGGCTACCAGAAGCGCAACATCGCCTCCGGCCAGGTACTGGGCGATTTCGACTACTACCTGGCGCTGACCGACAGCCACACCGACGGCTATCAGGATCAGGCCTCCGGCAAGGGCAAAGGCATCGCCGCCAACTTCGGCTATCGGCTCAACGAGAATCTGGAAACGCGCTTCTACCTGCGCTACCGCGAGACCGAACACGAAACACCCGGTCGCCTGACCAAGGCCCAGCTCAAGGACGATCCGCGTCAGGCCGCTGCCAACAACCTGCGCATCGACGCCCACCGCGACCAACCCGGCAGCACCTGGCTGGCCAACAAGACCACCTGGCAGATCGACGACGACGCCACCCTGGTCGCCGGCCTGGCCTACCACCATTACCCCATGGATATCACCGAGACCGCCTATCGCGGCGGTGCCTATCGCATCCGCGTGGACTACAGCGATATCAGCGGCACTCTGAACTACACGCGCCGCCATACCCTGTTCGGCCTGAACAGCGTGACCACCATCGGCTGGCGCAGCACCACCAACCTGCCGAGCAGCACATCCAGGGAAACCGCAGCGCTGCCGATCAATGTGGAGTCCGGCGGCACAACTATCACCTATCCCGCCGGCACCCTGATGCGCGACTACGAGCACTTGGGTTCGGACAACGTACTGCACCTCAGCAACGACACGGAGCTGGCGCCTAACCTGTGGCTCACCAGCGGCCTGGCACTGATCCATACCCGCCGCGAAGCCGAAGTGACCTGGCCGGCCACCGGCGACAGGCTCAGCGAACACACCTGGGACTACGCCCCGCGCCTCGGCCTGCGCTACCAGCTCAACCCCGATGTTCAGCTATTCGGCAATATCAGCCGCTCGGTGGAGCCGCCGCATGCCTGGTCGATGCTCTGGAGTTCGCCGCTACGCTTCCCCACCAGCAACCAGCCATGGAGCAATCGTCAAAGCACTGCCATCAGCCTGGACAATCAGACCGCCACCACCTTCGAGGTCGGCGGCCGTGGCGACTCTGCGCTCGGCCAGTGGGAGCTGACCTATTACTACTCACAGGTGCGCCATGAACTGCTCACCGTCGAGATCGAGCCCAACGTCTTCGCCGAATCCAACGCCAGCCCCACCGTGCACCAGGGCATCGAAGCCGGCCTGACCAGCCCGCTGTGGCAAGGCGGCGCCGCTGGCGCCCTGAGCCTGCGCCAGGCCTACACCTTCAGCGACTTCCACTACCGCGACGACGACACCTTCGGCGACAACCGCCTGCCCGGCCTGCCGCGCCATTACTACCAGGCCGAAGTCCGCTACGACCACCCGAGCGGCTTCTACGCCGGCGTGAATACCCAGTACGCCTCGAAAGTGGCTGTGGACTACGCCAATTCCTACTACGCCGACGCCTATGCCACCTTCGGCGCCACCCTCGGCTACGCCTCACCGAAAGACGACTGGCAGGCCTGGCTCGACCTGCGCAACCTGACCGACAAGCGCTATGCCGCCACCGTTACACCGGGCTATGACGACAAGGGCGCCGATGTGGCGCGCTCCACACCCGGGGAAGGGTTTGGGGTGTATACCGGGCTGTCCTGGAGTTGGCTCTGA
- the cobN gene encoding cobaltochelatase subunit CobN, protein MHLLRTQPGAQLPADSIADLGQTPAELVILCTGDSHLSLLAEAARQLPDDYPSLRLASPAQLSNNASVDYYVEQVLQHAKVILISVHGGVSYWRYGVERLVELGARGATVIMVPGDDKPDPELNALGNVAEEDSQRLWQYLRQGGLNNARQLFRCIGSRWLGRDDSWQEPQPLPRVGLYHPQRSPAQLADWQTQWLPEAPVVALLFYRNHVQSANTAFVDTFCQHLFGQGLNPLTIAVASLKEPACLDQVQDWLDETNAALIINTTGFALSNPEAPQARVFRRDIPVLQAICSLDNQAQWQASAQGLGSRDLAMHVVLPELDGRLIGTAISFKGLAWRSERSQSDVVCYQAHEPGMVYVAELASKLCQLAIKSNDQKRIGLILANYPTRDGRIGNGVGLDTPAAALNILRSLQAQGYPVENLPDSGTALVHSLLGGVTNDLDGLDTRPCAQSLALDDYLGFFHSLPQQNQQAVRERWGEPQNDPMFRSGRMMVAGLRFGLCFVGIQPARGYQLDPAAVYHDPDLVPPHGYIAFYAWLRTAFAADALIHVGKHGNLEWLPGKSVGLSEGCWPQALIGPLPNIYPFIVNDPGEGAQAKRRTQAVIIDHLMPPLTRAESYGPLRDLERLADEYYDASQLDQRRAVELRGEILTKVREASLDRELGLQLNDDADSWLPQLDAYLCDLKESQIRDGLHVFGESPAGQLRRDTLLALLRIPRCDGQGANASLLRALARGLDLGLDPLDYDMGQAWEGPRPQALQVVDNSLWRTAGDTRERLELLALRLIEQRLAGERSEAFGAEVALILDGLAEHIAPLLDACGDAEMGGLLAALEGRFVPAGPSGAPSRGRLDVLPTGRNFFTVDVRHLPTPTAWRLGVQAADRLLERHLQDEGDHLRQLGLSVWGTATMRTGGDDIAQALALMGVRPVWQPGSQRVERFDVLPLEQLGRPRVDVTLRVSGFFRDAFSNLIRLFDEAVQAVIELDEPEDMNPLSARVWRESLALKDSGLDEAEARRQAGWRVFGAKPGAYGAGVQNAIEERLWQSRADLAEVYLNWGGYAYGSGAEGAPARERFVERLEQMQAVLHNQDNREHDILDSNDYYQFQGGMLAAVETLRGLKVASYFGDNSQPDTPRIRSLKEELNRVVRARAANPKWIAGMKRHGYKGAFELAATIDYLFAFDATSELVDDHQYSLLTDAYLLDKDTRDFIQQHNPGALNDILERLLEAQQRGLWENPGEYREALENLLLDSEES, encoded by the coding sequence ATGCACCTATTGCGCACCCAACCCGGCGCCCAACTGCCGGCCGACAGCATCGCCGACCTTGGCCAGACGCCTGCCGAGTTGGTGATTCTGTGCACGGGAGATTCGCACCTTTCGTTGCTGGCCGAAGCCGCCCGGCAACTCCCGGACGACTACCCCAGTCTGCGCCTGGCCAGCCCGGCGCAGTTGAGCAATAACGCCTCGGTGGATTACTACGTCGAGCAGGTGCTGCAGCACGCAAAGGTCATCCTGATCTCCGTGCATGGCGGGGTCAGCTACTGGCGCTACGGGGTCGAGCGTCTGGTGGAGCTGGGCGCGCGCGGCGCCACGGTGATCATGGTGCCGGGTGACGACAAGCCCGACCCGGAGCTGAATGCCCTCGGCAACGTCGCCGAGGAAGATAGCCAACGCCTCTGGCAGTACCTGCGTCAGGGCGGCTTGAACAATGCCCGGCAGTTGTTTCGCTGCATCGGCAGCCGCTGGCTGGGGCGTGACGACAGTTGGCAGGAGCCGCAGCCGCTACCGCGTGTCGGCCTCTATCATCCGCAGCGTAGCCCTGCTCAGTTGGCTGACTGGCAGACGCAGTGGCTGCCGGAGGCGCCCGTGGTGGCGCTGCTGTTCTACCGCAACCATGTGCAGTCGGCGAACACCGCCTTCGTCGATACCTTCTGCCAGCACCTGTTCGGCCAGGGCCTTAACCCGCTGACGATTGCGGTGGCGAGCCTCAAGGAACCCGCCTGTCTGGATCAGGTGCAGGACTGGCTGGACGAAACGAACGCCGCGCTGATCATCAACACCACCGGCTTTGCCCTGTCCAACCCCGAGGCGCCGCAGGCGCGAGTGTTCCGCCGCGACATCCCGGTGCTGCAGGCCATCTGCTCGCTGGATAACCAGGCGCAGTGGCAGGCCAGCGCCCAGGGCTTGGGCTCGCGCGACCTGGCCATGCATGTGGTGCTGCCCGAGCTGGATGGCCGGCTGATCGGCACCGCCATCAGCTTCAAGGGGTTGGCCTGGCGCAGCGAGCGCAGCCAGAGCGACGTGGTGTGCTACCAGGCGCATGAACCGGGTATGGTCTACGTCGCCGAATTGGCGAGTAAATTGTGCCAGTTGGCGATCAAAAGCAACGATCAGAAGCGAATCGGCCTGATCCTGGCCAACTACCCGACCCGTGATGGCCGCATCGGCAATGGCGTGGGTCTGGATACGCCGGCCGCCGCGCTGAATATTCTTCGTTCCCTGCAGGCGCAGGGCTACCCGGTGGAAAACCTACCGGACAGCGGTACCGCACTTGTCCACAGCCTGCTCGGTGGGGTTACCAACGATCTGGATGGCTTGGATACACGGCCATGTGCACAGAGCCTGGCGCTGGACGATTACCTGGGATTTTTCCACAGCCTGCCGCAGCAGAACCAGCAGGCGGTGCGCGAGCGCTGGGGCGAGCCGCAGAACGACCCGATGTTCCGTAGCGGGCGGATGATGGTTGCTGGCCTGCGTTTCGGTCTGTGCTTCGTCGGCATCCAGCCGGCACGCGGCTACCAGCTCGACCCGGCGGCGGTGTATCACGACCCCGATCTGGTGCCGCCGCATGGCTATATCGCCTTCTATGCCTGGCTGCGCACGGCCTTCGCCGCCGATGCGCTGATCCACGTCGGCAAGCACGGCAATCTGGAATGGCTGCCGGGCAAGAGCGTCGGCCTCTCCGAGGGCTGCTGGCCGCAGGCGCTGATCGGCCCGCTGCCGAATATCTATCCCTTTATCGTCAACGATCCGGGCGAGGGCGCCCAGGCCAAGCGCCGCACCCAGGCGGTGATCATCGACCACCTGATGCCGCCTTTGACCCGCGCCGAAAGCTACGGCCCGCTACGTGATCTGGAGCGCCTGGCCGACGAATACTACGACGCCAGCCAGCTCGACCAGCGCCGCGCCGTCGAGCTGCGCGGCGAGATTCTCACCAAGGTGCGCGAAGCCAGCCTCGACCGCGAATTGGGTCTGCAACTCAACGACGACGCCGATAGCTGGTTGCCGCAGCTCGACGCCTACCTGTGCGACCTCAAGGAATCGCAGATCCGCGATGGTCTGCATGTGTTCGGCGAGTCGCCCGCCGGGCAACTTCGTCGCGACACCTTGCTGGCGCTGCTGCGCATCCCCCGTTGTGATGGCCAGGGCGCCAACGCCAGCCTGCTGCGTGCGCTGGCTCGCGGTCTTGATCTGGGCCTCGATCCGCTGGACTACGATATGGGGCAGGCCTGGGAAGGGCCGCGTCCACAGGCGTTGCAGGTTGTGGATAACAGCCTTTGGCGCACGGCCGGTGACACCCGTGAGCGTCTGGAGCTGCTGGCGCTGAGGCTTATCGAACAGCGCCTGGCTGGCGAACGCAGCGAAGCCTTTGGCGCCGAGGTGGCGCTGATCCTCGACGGCCTGGCCGAGCATATCGCGCCGTTGCTGGATGCCTGCGGCGACGCCGAAATGGGCGGTCTGCTGGCCGCGCTGGAGGGGCGTTTCGTGCCTGCCGGGCCGAGTGGCGCGCCGAGTCGCGGACGCTTGGACGTGCTGCCCACTGGGCGCAACTTCTTCACCGTCGACGTGCGCCACTTGCCCACGCCCACTGCCTGGCGCCTCGGCGTGCAGGCGGCGGATCGTCTGCTGGAGCGCCATCTGCAGGACGAAGGCGACCACCTGCGCCAGCTCGGCCTGTCGGTATGGGGCACGGCGACCATGCGTACCGGCGGCGACGATATCGCCCAGGCGCTGGCGCTGATGGGCGTGCGCCCGGTATGGCAGCCGGGCAGCCAGCGCGTCGAGCGTTTCGATGTGTTGCCGCTGGAGCAGTTGGGCCGCCCTCGGGTGGATGTCACCCTGCGCGTGTCGGGCTTCTTCCGCGATGCCTTCAGCAACCTGATCCGTCTGTTCGACGAGGCCGTGCAGGCGGTGATCGAGCTGGACGAGCCGGAAGACATGAACCCGCTGTCGGCGCGGGTCTGGCGTGAGTCGCTGGCACTCAAGGACAGCGGCCTGGATGAAGCCGAAGCGCGGCGCCAGGCCGGCTGGCGGGTGTTCGGCGCCAAGCCGGGCGCCTATGGCGCCGGGGTGCAGAACGCCATCGAGGAACGCCTGTGGCAGAGCCGTGCGGACCTGGCCGAGGTCTACCTCAACTGGGGCGGTTACGCCTACGGCAGCGGCGCCGAGGGTGCGCCGGCCAGAGAGCGCTTCGTCGAGCGCTTGGAGCAGATGCAGGCAGTGCTGCACAACCAGGACAACCGCGAGCACGACATCCTCGATTCCAACGACTACTACCAGTTCCAGGGCGGCATGCTGGCGGCGGTGGAAACCCTGCGCGGGCTCAAGGTGGCCAGCTACTTTGGCGACAACAGCCAGCCGGATACGCCGCGCATTCGCAGCCTCAAGGAAGAGCTCAATCGTGTCGTGCGCGCCCGCGCCGCCAACCCCAAGTGGATCGCGGGCATGAAGCGCCACGGCTACAAGGGCGCCTTCGAGCTGGCCGCGACCATCGACTACCTGTTCGCCTTCGACGCCACCAGCGAGCTTGTGGATGACCACCAATACTCGCTGCTCACCGATGCCTATTTGCTGGACAAGGACACCCGCGACTTTATCCAGCAGCACAACCCGGGGGCGCTCAACGATATCCTCGAACGTCTGCTGGAAGCCCAGCAGCGCGGCCTGTGGGAGAATCCCGGTGAGTACCGCGAGGCGCTGGAAAACCTGCTGCTCGATAGCGAGGAGTCATGA
- a CDS encoding GNAT family N-acetyltransferase: protein MAQTYTTYYLEMTSPDQLKAKPQRSDLQIVECEEPQPALNRFLYQLVGSTWEWGDLDDWSDAQWRAMVENEAHRTWVAYHRGAIAGYYELFRPDGRSTEIRYFGLAPQFLDRGFGGPLLSHAIQSAWQWPGTERVWVHTCTFDHPAALANYQARGMQVYQEEICELPGGN from the coding sequence ATGGCGCAGACGTACACCACGTACTACTTGGAAATGACCTCGCCGGACCAGCTGAAGGCCAAACCGCAGCGCAGCGACCTGCAGATCGTCGAGTGTGAAGAACCCCAACCGGCGCTCAATCGCTTTCTCTACCAACTGGTCGGCTCGACCTGGGAATGGGGTGATCTGGACGACTGGAGCGACGCACAGTGGCGCGCCATGGTGGAAAACGAAGCACACCGTACCTGGGTCGCCTATCACCGTGGTGCCATCGCCGGTTACTACGAGCTGTTCCGTCCTGACGGTCGCAGCACGGAGATCCGCTACTTCGGCCTGGCTCCGCAGTTTCTCGACCGCGGCTTCGGTGGCCCACTGCTCAGCCATGCCATTCAATCGGCCTGGCAGTGGCCAGGTACAGAGCGTGTTTGGGTACACACCTGCACCTTCGATCACCCGGCTGCACTGGCCAATTATCAGGCGCGCGGCATGCAGGTTTATCAGGAAGAAATCTGCGAATTACCCGGCGGAAACTGA
- a CDS encoding ATP-binding protein: MSMTEHHFPLAAVVGADSLKLALCLAAIDPAIGGVLIEGPRGMAKSTLARGLADLLEGGRFVTLPLGASEERIVGTLDLDAALGEGRAQFSPGLLAHADGGVLYVDEVNLLPDHLVDLLLDAAASGVNHVERDGISHRHTARFVLIGTMNAEEGELRPQLLDRFGLNLALDGQPQPAERAEIVRRRLAFDADPAAFLQRWQTEQAALAARCQNARQRLADIPLDDAALGEISQRCFAAGVDGLRADLVWLRAARAHAAWRGAAGIEPVDIDAVEDFVLRHRRRQPQPPAATPPEQSQAPQQAQEQNQAEGQWGELPAQPQAMGERRVPPRWPKKP, encoded by the coding sequence ATGTCCATGACCGAACATCACTTCCCCCTCGCCGCCGTGGTCGGTGCTGATTCGCTGAAGCTGGCGCTGTGCCTGGCGGCCATCGATCCTGCTATCGGCGGGGTGCTGATCGAAGGCCCACGTGGCATGGCCAAATCGACCCTGGCCCGTGGCCTGGCCGACTTACTGGAGGGCGGGCGCTTCGTCACCCTGCCGCTGGGGGCGAGCGAGGAGCGCATCGTCGGCACCCTGGATCTGGACGCCGCGCTGGGCGAGGGCCGGGCGCAGTTTTCCCCTGGCCTGCTGGCCCATGCCGATGGAGGCGTGCTCTATGTCGATGAGGTCAATCTGCTGCCGGATCATCTGGTTGACCTGCTACTCGATGCCGCCGCCAGCGGCGTCAACCATGTCGAGCGTGACGGCATTTCCCATAGGCATACCGCGCGCTTCGTGCTGATCGGCACCATGAACGCCGAGGAAGGCGAGTTGCGTCCGCAACTGCTCGACCGCTTCGGCCTCAACCTGGCCCTCGATGGCCAGCCGCAACCGGCCGAACGCGCCGAGATCGTGCGTCGCCGCCTGGCCTTCGATGCCGACCCTGCTGCCTTCCTGCAGCGCTGGCAAACCGAGCAGGCTGCCCTCGCTGCCCGTTGCCAGAACGCTCGCCAGCGCCTGGCCGATATCCCGCTGGATGACGCCGCCCTGGGCGAGATCAGCCAGCGCTGCTTCGCCGCCGGCGTCGATGGTCTGCGTGCCGATCTGGTCTGGCTGCGCGCCGCCCGAGCCCATGCCGCCTGGCGTGGCGCGGCGGGCATCGAGCCTGTGGATATCGACGCGGTGGAGGACTTCGTCCTGCGCCATCGCCGTCGCCAGCCACAACCGCCTGCCGCCACACCGCCCGAGCAGAGCCAGGCGCCGCAACAGGCGCAGGAACAGAACCAGGCTGAAGGCCAATGGGGCGAGCTGCCCGCGCAGCCGCAGGCCATGGGCGAGCGACGCGTGCCGCCGCGCTGGCCAAAAAAGCCCTGA
- a CDS encoding cobalamin biosynthesis protein: MMPSPSNPGPDASPMVVAGLGCRRDCPQQDLLALLIHSLAQHELTVDNLVGLASIAHKRDEPGLHQLATHLNLELTFFPPEALTLYQSENAGSALVRSVTGSPAVAEPCALALATQLGKAARLLGEKTRTANATCALATFDREPVA; this comes from the coding sequence ATGATGCCTAGCCCCTCGAACCCCGGCCCTGACGCCTCGCCCATGGTGGTGGCTGGGCTTGGTTGCAGGCGCGACTGCCCCCAGCAAGACCTGCTCGCCCTGCTCATCCACAGCCTGGCCCAGCATGAGTTGACTGTGGATAACCTCGTTGGACTGGCCAGCATCGCCCACAAGCGCGACGAGCCGGGGCTGCATCAACTGGCAACCCACTTGAATCTGGAGCTGACGTTCTTCCCCCCCGAAGCACTCACCCTCTACCAGTCGGAGAACGCCGGCAGTGCCCTCGTCCGATCCGTAACGGGCAGCCCCGCTGTGGCTGAACCCTGCGCCCTGGCTCTGGCCACGCAACTGGGCAAGGCAGCTCGCCTGCTGGGCGAGAAAACCCGCACGGCCAACGCCACCTGTGCGTTGGCCACCTTCGATAGAGAGCCCGTAGCATGA
- a CDS encoding vWA domain-containing protein produces MGRAARAAAGHGRATRAAALAKKALSIRPRTATGADARNRPGRLGGGLRGAARMGARGSIDWSATLRQGRPQRREQLVLRPRSQQADELWLVLVDASASTRRHGALSMAKGVLAELFDSAYRQRARLAVLQAGGREAQWLWQGRKASAELHRWLQELGAGGGTPLLAALNQAGDWLSRRQRAKPSERQRLLILTDGRLRDLLPNLAPLPCPTLLLDTERAPIRLGRTRQLAQALQAEYQHIDDLLPVGAEDADRRQAGSYGLSVTWRTQ; encoded by the coding sequence ATGGGGCGAGCTGCCCGCGCAGCCGCAGGCCATGGGCGAGCGACGCGTGCCGCCGCGCTGGCCAAAAAAGCCCTGAGCATCCGCCCGCGCACAGCCACAGGCGCGGATGCCCGCAACCGGCCCGGACGACTCGGCGGCGGCCTGCGTGGCGCGGCACGTATGGGCGCGCGCGGAAGCATCGACTGGTCAGCGACCCTGCGCCAGGGTCGTCCGCAACGCCGCGAACAGTTGGTGCTGCGCCCGCGCAGCCAGCAGGCCGACGAGCTGTGGCTGGTACTAGTGGATGCTTCCGCCTCGACCCGCCGACACGGTGCCCTGAGCATGGCCAAGGGCGTGCTCGCCGAGCTGTTCGACAGCGCCTATCGCCAGCGCGCGCGCCTGGCCGTACTGCAAGCAGGGGGCCGTGAGGCGCAGTGGTTATGGCAGGGGCGCAAGGCCAGCGCCGAGCTGCATCGCTGGCTGCAGGAACTGGGCGCGGGAGGCGGCACGCCGTTGCTCGCTGCGCTCAATCAGGCGGGTGACTGGCTGTCGCGTCGGCAACGAGCGAAACCGAGCGAACGCCAGCGCCTGCTGATCCTCACCGATGGTCGCCTGCGTGACCTGCTGCCCAATCTGGCGCCGCTGCCATGCCCAACCCTGCTACTCGACACCGAGCGCGCGCCCATCCGCCTTGGCCGCACCCGCCAGCTGGCGCAGGCGCTGCAGGCCGAGTACCAACATATCGATGATTTACTGCCTGTAGGAGCCGAGGACGCTGATCGCCGGCAAGCCGGCTCCTACGGGTTGTCCGTTACCTGGAGAACCCAATGA
- the cobW gene encoding cobalamin biosynthesis protein CobW: protein MKTLAKLPVTIVTGFLGAGKTTLLRHLLANAGGRRIAVIVNEFGELGIDGEILKQCSIGCSEEEANGRVFELANGCLCCTVQEEFFPVMRELVARRGDLDHILIETSGLALPKPLVQAFNWPEIRNACTVDAVITVVDSPAVAAGTFAAFPDQVDEQRKLDPNLDHESPLHELFADQLASADLVILNKADLLDAEALAAVRAEVAEELPPAVKVIEAHGGDLPLSVLLGLNSETELHIDSRRTHHDDEDVDHDHEEFDSFHVELPETEEARLLAALKDTVTKYGILRVKGFAAIPGKPMRLLVQGVGQRFDRHFDRAWQADEQRISRLVVIGQQLDRAAIEAELKAALA, encoded by the coding sequence ATGAAAACCCTCGCCAAACTGCCAGTCACCATCGTCACCGGATTTCTCGGTGCCGGCAAAACCACGCTACTGCGCCACCTGCTGGCCAATGCCGGCGGCCGTCGTATCGCGGTGATCGTCAACGAGTTCGGCGAACTGGGCATCGATGGCGAGATCCTCAAGCAGTGCTCCATCGGCTGCAGCGAGGAGGAGGCCAATGGCCGCGTTTTCGAACTGGCCAACGGCTGCCTGTGCTGCACCGTGCAGGAAGAGTTCTTCCCGGTGATGCGCGAGCTGGTGGCGCGCCGTGGCGACCTCGACCATATCCTGATCGAAACCAGCGGTCTGGCCCTGCCCAAGCCGCTGGTGCAGGCCTTCAACTGGCCGGAAATCCGCAACGCCTGCACGGTCGACGCGGTGATCACCGTGGTCGACAGCCCGGCGGTGGCTGCCGGCACCTTCGCCGCCTTCCCCGATCAGGTGGATGAGCAGCGCAAGCTCGACCCCAACCTCGACCATGAGTCGCCGCTGCACGAGCTGTTCGCCGACCAGCTGGCCAGCGCCGACCTGGTGATCCTCAACAAGGCCGACCTGCTCGACGCCGAAGCCCTGGCGGCGGTGCGCGCCGAGGTGGCCGAGGAATTGCCGCCAGCGGTCAAGGTGATCGAGGCCCATGGTGGTGATCTGCCATTGAGCGTGTTGCTGGGCCTGAACAGTGAAACCGAGCTGCATATCGACAGCCGTCGCACCCACCACGACGATGAAGACGTAGACCACGATCACGAAGAATTCGACTCGTTCCACGTGGAACTACCGGAAACCGAGGAGGCGCGCCTGCTGGCTGCGCTGAAGGATACAGTGACCAAGTACGGCATTCTGCGGGTCAAGGGCTTCGCCGCCATCCCTGGCAAACCCATGCGTCTGCTGGTGCAGGGTGTCGGTCAGCGCTTCGACCGCCACTTCGACCGCGCCTGGCAAGCCGACGAGCAGCGCATCAGCCGCCTGGTGGTGATCGGCCAGCAGCTCGACCGCGCGGCTATCGAGGCCGAACTGAAGGCGGCGCTGGCCTGA